One Phaseolus vulgaris cultivar G19833 chromosome 4, P. vulgaris v2.0, whole genome shotgun sequence DNA window includes the following coding sequences:
- the LOC137837554 gene encoding putative pentatricopeptide repeat-containing protein At3g49142, which translates to MNLIPPLTQQFPKLQALVSSIRKSSGSPQNPVIVLELLGKALDQNPDIKTLKNVHSKVFNLSFHENPSLGIKLMRAYAACGEPGLARKVFDGIPERNVIFYNVMIRSYVNNHWYNDALLVFRDMVGDGFSPDNYTYPCVLKACSCSDNARIGFQLHGAVFKVGFDLNLFVGNGLIALYGKCGCLLEARRVLDEMPSRDVVSWNSMVAGYVQNMRFDDALEICREMECLRQKPDAGTMASLLPAVTDTSSENISYVEQMFVNLEKKNLVSWNVMLTVYMKNSMPEKAVDLYLQMEKCEVEPDAITCASVLPACGDLSALLLGRRIHEYVERKKLCPNLLLENSLIDMYARCGCLEDAKRVFDRMKFRDVASWTSLISAYGMTGQGYNAVALFTEMLNSGQSPDFIAFVAILSACSHSGLYNEGKFYFKQMTDDYRITPRIEHFACLVDLLGRSGRVDEAYNFIKQMPMKPNERVWGALLSSCRVYSKMDIGLIAADELLQLAPEQSGYYVLLSNIYAKAGRWTEVTAIRSLMKRRKIRKMPGISNVELNNQVHTFLAGDMSHPQSKEIYEELSVLVGKMKELGYVPETDSALHDVEEEDKECHLAVHSEKLAIVFAILNTREFPIRITKNLRVCGDCHIAIKLISKIVQREIVVRDTNRFHHFKDGICSCCDYW; encoded by the coding sequence ATGAATTTAATTCCTCCATTAACTCAGCAGTTTCCTAAGTTACAAGCCTTGGTTTCTTCAATTAGAAAATCATCGGGGTCCCCACAAAACCCAGTTATTGTTTTGGAACTTCTGGGCAAAGCGCTAGACCAAAACCCAGATATCAAAACATTGAAAAATGTGCATTCCAAGGTTTTTAATCTCAGTTTTCACGAAAACCCATCTCTGGGAATCAAACTTATGCGGGCTTATGCCGCCTGTGGAGAACCTGGGTTGGCACGCAAGGTGTTTGATGGAATTCCTGAGAGGAATGTTATTTTCTATAATGTCATGATCAGAAGCTATGTGAATAACCATTGGTACAATGATGCATTGCTTGTTTTCAGGGACATGGTTGGTGATGGATTTAGTCCTGATAACTATACTTACCCTTGTGTTTTGAAGGCTTGCTCTTGCTCTGACAATGCGAGAATCGGGTTTCAGCTTCATGGAGCTGTGTTTAAGGTTGGGTTTGACTTGAATTTATTTGTAGGAAATGGTCTCATTGCGTTGTACGGGAAATGTGGTTGCTTGCTGGAGGCACGGCGTGTTCTTGATGAAATGCCAAGTAGGGATGTTGTTTCATGGAACTCAATGGTTGCTGGATATGTGCAGAATATGCGGTTTGATGACGCGCTGGAGATCTGCCGAGAAATGGAGTGTTTGAGGCAGAAACCGGATGCAGGTACAATGGCTAGTCTCCTGCCTGCAGTAACTGACACTTCATCAGAAAATATTTCATATGTTGAGCAGATGTTTGTGAATTTGGAGAAGAAAAATTTGGTCTCATGGAACGTGATGCTTACTGTGTATATGAAAAACTCAATGCCTGAAAAGGCTGTTGATCTTTATTTACAAATGGAGAAATGTGAAGTGGAACCAGATGCAATCACTTGTGCTAGTGTACTTCCAGCATGTGGCGATCTTTCAGCTTTGTTGTTAGGAAGGAGGATTCATGAATATGTTGAGAGGAAGAAGCTATGTCCAAATTTGCTTCTGGAGAATTCATTGATAGACATGTATGCTAGGTGTGGATGTCTAGAAGATGCGAAAAGAGTGTTTGACAGAATGAAGTTTCGTGACGTTGCATCATGGACTTCATTGATATCTGCCTACGGTATGACTGGACAAGGCTATAATGCTGTGGCACTCTTTACTGAAATGCTAAATTCAGGTCAAAGTCCAGATTTCATTGCCTTTGTGGCAATTCTATCAGCTTGTAGCCATTCAGGATTATACAATGAAGGGAAGTTTTACTTTAAGCAGATGACAGACGACTACAGAATAACACCAAGAATTGAACACTTTGCTTGTTTGGTTGATCTTTTAGGACGATCTGGACGAGTAGATGAAGCCTATAATTTCATCAAACAGATGCCAATGAAGCCTAATGAAAGAGTTTGGGGGGCACTGCTTAGTTCGTGTCGGGTGTACTCCAAAATGGATATTGGGCTTATAGCTGCTGACGAACTACTTCAGTTGGCTCCTGAACAATCAGGCTACTATGTGTTGTTATCTAATATTTATGCAAAGGCTGGTAGATGGACAGAAGTAACAGCTATTCGGTCACtaatgaagagaagaaaaattCGAAAAATGCCTGGGATCAGCAATGTTGAACTGAATAATCAGGTCCACACCTTTCTTGCAGGCGACATGTCACACCCACAGTCAAAGGAGATATATGAAGAGCTAAGTGTGCTGGTAGGGAAGATGAAAGAGTTAGGATACGTCCCTGAGACTGATTCTGCTCTTCATGACGTGGAGGAGGAGGATAAAGAATGCCATCTAGCTGTTCACAGCGAAAAGTTAGCTATTGTGTTTGCTATTTTGAATACCCGAGAGTTTCCAATCAGAATTACCAAAAACCTCCGTGTTTGTGGAGATTGTCATATTGCTATCAAGCTTATCTCCAAGATAGTTCAACGTGAAATTGTCGTCAGGGACACCAATCGATTCCATCATTTTAAGGATGGTATATGCTCTTGTTGTGATTATTGGTGA